ATCAGGGAACCAGAATAACTGTTGATGGAACCGCGGCACCTGGAATCACCGTATCCGGAAGTATTACCGATCGCAATCTGTCCACCGGTCCTTATTCCTCCGAACTTGTCTCGCAGCTTGACCGGATTTTCTTTCTGGTCGACGGCGGGACCTGGAGAGCTCGTCTGGGTGATATGGAGTGGGTAAGCGGAAACGAACAGACAGGTCCACTTGCATGGAACCGTGAAATCAGCGGAGTTGATCTGGAAGGAAGTATCTCTTCACGCTTGATGGCTTCCGCGGGATATGGAACCTCCGGGGATACCAGGCAGAGAACTGTATTCTTCACCGAAGAAGGGATTCAGGGACCATATGATGTGACATCGGGATGGGAAATTGTCCCAGGAAGCGAGAAGGTCTGGCTGGATGGTGAGACGATGGAGCGCGGAGCAACGTCTGATTACGAAATGGAATACACCGCGGGATTGATTACTTTTACTTCAAACAGGCTCATAAGAAATGCTCAGAGAGTCGAAATAACATTCTCTCAGCGGGGTGATGGTTTTCGAAAGGATCTTGTCAACGCATCCGTGGTTCATTCAGCAGGAGGGCTGGAAGTTGGATTCAAGGGATTTTTTGCTGAAGATAACAGGGAATCCCCCCTTGGATTCATTCTGACAGATGAAGCTGTAAACGTTCTCAGCAATGCGGGAGAAGACCCCTCTGAAGCATGGATTGATGGTGCAACTGATGTCGGACAGGGAAACGGGAATTACAGTAAGGACAGCCTTGATCATTACATTTTCGAAGGCCCTGGAGAGGGAAACTGGGACGTGATATTCAATCGACCTCCATCAGGGTCGGGTGATTACATATATGATTCTTCGATTGGAGGATATCTCTGGCTCGGAGAGGGAAGCGGAACCCATCTTCCACGGCAGTACATCCAGATACCTGTCGGTTACAGAACAGGTGGTATCATCGTTAAATACAGCTCCGACGCTCTCAATGGTAAACTGGAAACCGCCGCATCAGGGAGAACCGGAAATCTCTTCAATTCAGATGCCACTACAAGAGAGGGAACCTGTCTCCGGGGCAACATGTCATTTGATTTCTGGGAGAACGGCCCCGGACTTGGCTTAAGAGGTACTCTGGTAACATCCGGTTACGAACCTCCTGATGAACTTGAGGCTGACAGCTCCATCTCCGCCTGGTCTCTGCCTCCGGATTATAAGGGAAAGGATAACATTGCCGAGGTCAGTGTAGGAGGAGAAGGGCTTCTTGTAACCGCATCCGGAAGATTCATGGAGGAAGGCGGTATACTGGAGCGATATCGCGCTTCATCAAACCTCGATCCGGGAAGCATCGCCGTGTTTTTAAGCGGTGTTTATCTGAAGCGGAACGATACGGATCAGATAAGACCGGGAGAATCGTACGGTCTGTCAGTGTCAGCTATACCATTATCAGGTTCTCTGAAACCATTCGGAGGGTTGAGCGGCACAGAGGAATCCTGGAGTGACAGCCTGTCCGGAAGCGTAAAGAGCGGTTACGTCGGCCTGTCTCTTGAGAAGGGATTGGGCAGAGCGCTGATTCGATTCGAACTGCAGGATGATTCGCGTTCAGGAGGACCTCTGTCAGCTCCTTTCAATGTCTGGAGAGCGAGACTGGAAGGATCCGGTATGAGCGGTTTTCTCCGGTACGGAGGAAGCATTGAGCACTCCTCAACATCATATGATATGGGCGGAGAACTGCACGCCGACGCTATCACTGCATCACTCAGAGGTACTATCGGATCTGTCTGGGTAGAAAGCATCTACAATGGATCAGGAACCATAAGCAGATCACTGGACGTGATATATCTGTGGGCAGGTGAAGGAGAGGGAAACTACAGTTATGACTCTGAGACAGGTCAGTATTATCCTGATCCTGATGGAGATTACAATATTAGTTACCAGCCTGGAGGTGCCGGTGACGCGGTAACATCCGCTTCTCTTGAAACGACCGTATCTACCACAGGTATTTCATCCGGACTGAACAGTGTTCTCAGGCTTTCTTCCAGCGGTGCTGATGATCGTTTGAAAACGCTTTCCCTCATCGGTGCATTCGATACTGAAGAAGAGGGAGGATACAGCATCGATCTTTCACCATGGTTCCGGTGGGAAACCGGACTTCTCAGGAGGTTGACTGTTATCGGCAAGCTCAGAAACGAGAGGATTTCCTACAGCGGATCGGGGCTGAGGGTGGAAAGAAGCTGGTCCATTGAAGCAGCACCTGTACTGAACCCCGCGAGGATTCTGGTAATAGAATGTTCCGGTAAATTCTGGAGAAAAGAGGAAGAACTCTATTCCCCCAGAGATATCCGTGGTTTGCGGATTTCTGTCGACCCTTCTGTTGAGTTCTCTCAGGGAGTGGAACCGGGTTTTCTGGCAGCTTTGGAGGTTCGAGAGGAAGTCATCTCTGATCTGCGCAGTAATATGATTGAAGCTGGACCACACTTCTCTTTAATGACTGGAGGCTGGACAGCTTACGCTATAGCGACCGCAGAATATATCCCCGGAGATGATGATCTTCCCGTATGGTTTTTTGACGGTAATGATTCCGGGCTTTCCTGGCGAACATCTGCCAGGATAGGTAAAAGCATATCATCCGGATTTGATATCAGGATCTATTACTGGGGAAGAAAACCGTCCGGCAGTAACTGGACTCAGAGAGCCGGGCTGGAAGGAACGGTGAATTTCTAGATGTTCTTTCTGATCCTGCTTCTGATAATGGCTGAGTCAGGCGATCTTCTTCCTGTTTCAGTCGACTTCAGGGGAAGTCCTCCTATTCCGGATCTGACAGAACTTGGTATAGATACGGTTCTTGCGTCCGATTCATCCATAGCGTTACTGCAGGAGAGAATTCTTCAATGGTATCTTGAAGAAGGTTATCCGTTCGCCGGTGCCGGGTTATTCTTTTCATCAGCTGATACGCTTGTCGTTAATGTGGTTCCGGGAAGGCATGCCTCTCTCGAGGAGGTTCGGATAGAAGGAGCCCCCGGAACTCGTCCGGAAGTATTCACGAGACTGCTCGGTATGAAACCCGGAGATATCTATGACAGGGAAGCAGTGGTTTCATGGCTCAGGAGACTGGAGCGGCTCAGATTCCTTGATCGGACAGGAACTACAACACTGTTTCTGGGAGAACTGGGAAACCTTGTCCTGATACAGGATATTCTGGAAGGGCGCTCCGGTCATTTTGCTGCCGCGATGGGGTGGAACGGGGAAGATCTTGAAGGGGGAGGTGAGGTTCTGTTCCTGAATCTTGCGGGTACTGCAAGGGAACTCGAGATATCAGCCCGGACCACCGGCTGGGGGGGATTGAACGCAAGTCTCAGATACAGAGAACCCTGGCTTTTCGGCATACCGCTTTCACTTGAACTTGAAGCAGCGCAGGACACTCCTGAAAGCTCATGGGTTAACAGGGAAGCCAGTATCTCCATCATCTGGGAGATGAACATGATGGAAGTGAAGGGAGGAGCGGGCATCTGGAGAGGATATCCTCCTGATGGCTCAAGGCAGGAATACGATTACGGTCTTGCCGGAATCCTCTACCGTGCAGGCCTGCGAGTACCGCAGGGATGGCAGGGAATGAATCTTCAATTTGAAGCCAGAGCCGGAAACAGAACCGGCCAGGATACTTCAGGTGTGCTGACAATGGCTGAAGCCGAGATCAGAGGAGACTGGTTCAGAGGATTCATGGGACTGGGCGGAGAAATCCTTACAGGTGGAGTAATGCAGGGGGACTGGTTCGAGGGTCTGCTCCGGCAGATTGGCGGTCAACAGACACTGCGCGGTTATCCTGACAATGCCTTCAGAGCTGTCAGATATATCGTTGCCAGACCCGAATTATCCATCGGTGAGACAGAAACGAGAATGTACCTCTTCTGCGATATGGCAGCAATTGAAACCCCGGAAGAGATAATGAGATATCCGGCCGGATGCGGAGCGGGCATGAGGGGAACGAGCGGAATATTCTTCGCGGACGCTGCCGCGGGTTTTCCTATAAAAGAAGGTCTTGGAAGCGCAAGGTTGTATCTGCGAATAATGGCTTCACTTTAGTCATCCCTGACGATGACACATCTCCTTGAAGCGGCATGTTCATCTGCGACCAGTCTTATCAGGTATATACCTGAGCAGAGGCCTGAGCCATAAAGATATTCGGAGTACATACCTGCGGGAACAACCTCGTCAACAAGGGTTTCGACGAGTCGACCGGAGAGATCAAACACTGAAAGATTTACTTGTGAAGGATACTCTAGCTGATAACACACAGTGCATGATGAGCTGAACGGATTAGGGAAGGATTTTAATACAAGCGCTGTTTCAGGTGCAGAGGATTCTTCCTCTTCAACAGTAAGCCAGTAATTGACACCGCCGCCGCCGAAGGCTCCCATGTCATTGCGGGTGGTTCCCATTGCTGGCCAGAGGGCATAACCGGGATTGAAAGGATCCTCGGGATCGTTGTATTCCCAGTCGGGATTACCTGCATCTATGCAGGGGGAGCCATAGGAAAGGTGATAATCACCAAGAGGCCCCGTCTCAAACTGAGGATCAATATCGATGTTGCCAGGACCCCAAATCAAGGTTGATGTAGGATCAATCCAAATTGAATCAATACCACCACCTATATTTGAATAACTGATAGTAATATAAGTATCGTAAATAAGTATGTTCGGAACAGTGCCATTCGGGGCTTGATTACCCCAGATGATATTATTGGTTACAAAAGCCGTATCACACTGAGTTATGCTTAATCCACCAGTTCCATAAGTACTACTCAATGCTGTATTCATGCATATAGTGTTGTTTTCCATAAGAAGATAATTACCATAACAGGCAACTCCTCCTCCAATTCCTGCTTGATTCTCAACAATGATATTTCCGATGAGTGACACATTACCGCTAATGGCTACTCCACCTCCGCGCCCACCATCGTTGCCTGAGATATAATTACTAATGAGAAGCACGCTCGGACTGTTTATCCCTATACCACCAGCACCTTGGCCTAAACCTAAGTTGTTAATGATTGTATTGTTGATGATTTCAGCATTTGAATGGGTAATGCTCACTCCACCAGTAATTTGCGCTTCATTGTTGCTGATTGTACAGTCGATTATTCTTAATGGTTGCTCGCTGACACTGCTGCCACCGGCCCTGATTCCTCCACTGGTTCCATGAGCATAACTATCAGTAATTGTGTTCTCAGTCAGGCAGGAGGAGGAGTTCATGATATATATTCCTCCTCCGAATTCAGATACTTCACAGTTAATGATCACATTATTCCTGATTGTCGGAGAGGAGTTGGTTATGTAGATACCACCACCGTTAGCAACAGGATCCCTGCCTTCATGCGATTTACCGTCGAAATCCATATTAGTTATACTGAATCCCTCAAGAACTGCGGTACTGTCTTCTCCACCTGTAAACATCACGCAGTGGAAAAAGGAGAATGGTGACTCGATGAAAGTGTTGCTGGCACCGCCGCTGCTTCTAAGGACTATGTTCTTCCCCTGGAAGCTGAAACCACCATTATAGTGTCCTGGGAAGACAAGTACAGTATCACCGTCCTGCGCTGCTGATATTGCCGAAAAGATATCAGGATACTCTGAAGGAACAAGAAGGGTGTCGGCGTGAAGTAGGGTGCAAAAAACTATCAGAAGCAACACTGAATTCTTCATGATCAGTATACACTCCGTTCATATACTGAATGTAACTGTTTGCATTGTCTTGGGCAATCTTCTGTACTGGTTTGAGCATAAATGAAATTAGATTGAGTTTATATTCTGACTAATCATCCCTGATGATGATACATCTCCTTGAAGCGGCATGTTCACCTGCGAGCAGCCTTATCAGGTACATACCTGAGCAGAGACCTGAGCCATCAAGATATTCAGAATACATGCCTGCGGGAACAACCTCGTCAACAAGGGTTTCGACCTGCATCTCCATCCTTTTTGGAGTGAACCTTTTCTGCGACATGGCAGCAATTGAAACCCCGGAAGAGATAATGAGATATCCGGCCGGATGCGGAGCGGGCATGAGGGGAACGAGCGGAATATTCTTCGCGGACGCTGCCGGGGGTTTTCCTATAAAAGAAGGTCTTGGAAGCGCAAGGCAGTATCTGCGAATAATGGCTTCTTTATGAAGTCACCCTTTCGAAGTTCAGATAATTGTAAGGGGATTGCACTGATTGAGAAAATTTGTTATTACTGATAATGATGGTTGGACGTAATTTGAAAGGTAAAGAATTTACATTACTGTCCAGTCATGAAAAGGGGTGTAACATGAAGTATCTATTTGTATTTATCCTGATGGTTTTCTCATTGTCAGTTTTAGGGGAAGATTTTGAGTATAACACCGGAGGGGTGATCGGTTACGTTGCGGATCTTTCCGGATCAAGTGCAGGTTGGGGGGAATGGTTCATAACCTCTTTTTACAACGATACGGGGCATGATCTGGTTTTGATTGAATTTGGATTTCCATGTTGTGGAACAGTAACCGGAGATTTCGGCTGGGTCGTATGGGTTAATATGCCTGATACCGGACCACCAGCAGATATACCTGAAAGCTGTGATTATCACGGGCCTTTTACTCCTGTTGAGGGACCTGGTGGTGATCCATCCGTGTATACGTATATAAACGTATCGGGTGAGAGTATTGTAATTCTGGATCAGACACAATTCGTTTTCGGCTATCAGAATACCGATCTCGGAGGCCAGACGCCATTTACCGGTACTGTTACCTGGTCCTGGCACGAGGGTGTCTGGGCTTCGGATGAAAACCATTATCGAACTGCGGTACTGCAGGTCAAAGCCAATTTCAATGATGCCCTGGATCAAACCACCTGGGGAGCAATAAAGAATACATTCTTTTAACGATTGTCAGATACTCTAAATTGAAAGGAAAAACATGAGAAAATTCATTATTCTGACAGTTACACTCGTGTTCGCTTCAGCTGCTTTTGCTGCGGATTTCGAGTATAACACAGGCGGAACCATTGATATAGTTCCGACCACCGGTGGATCACATGATGGCTGGGGAGAATGGTTCATAACCTCAGTACAGAACAACACCGGATACGATTTACTGCTCACCGAATTCGGATTTCCATGCTGCGGCCCAGCCACAGGCGCTTTCGGCTGGGTAGTATGGACAGATGTAGGTGGACTTGTTGCTCCTTCAGGTCAAGCTTCTACTGCTGACTACTACGGCGAGTTTACACCGGATGATCCCGATCCGGGAACATTCCCTCCTACAGACTACACATATATTGATGTGACTGCTTCGAGTGTTATTATTCCTGACGGCAACTACTTCTGCTTCGGATACGATAATACCGGTACCGGTGGACAGGTCAGTTACAACGGAGTGGAAACCTGGTCATGGTACGGCGGTATGTGGGATCCTGATCCCGCCTGGAGTCGTACAGCAGTTCTTCAGGTCAAAGGTGATTTCGAAGGAGCTCTTGACCAGACCACATGGGGAAGCATCAAGAACGCTTTCTAAGCTGTAATATCGAGAAGGAACCCCCTGTCGATTAATGCAGGGGGTTTCATTTGCACTGATTGACATATGAGAATATTATCATATATTCATATACATGAAGAATATTTTCAGTGCACTTGCAAATTCCAGCAGGCTCAGAATGGTCCGCGTCCTCCTTCGAGGACCGCTGAACGTTAGTGAAATATCCGATGTTCTAAGGCTGAGTCAGTCAAATGTAAGCCATAATCTCAGAATCCTTCTTGACGCTGGAATTGTTATCCGAAAGGGACGCGGCAGCTGGGTATACTACAACTTGAACAGGCATGATTCTGTAATCAGGATGCTTATCGAGAGTATATCAGAAGGTGCGTCCAATATTGAAAATCATGATACTGACATGTCTGAACTGACAAGATGCTACGCATCGCGAAGAATGGAATCGAAACAGTTCTTCGATCGCATAGCGACTGAGTGGGATCATGTATCTGGCCTTATGCCTGATCCTGAAAGTTACATTTCAGATGTTCTCGATATGTTTCCTGTTGATGCTCTGATTCTTGATGCGGGCTGCGGAAGCGGCGAGCTTGTCCTGAGACTCGCACGGAGGGGAACATCCGTTATTGGAGTCGACCAGTCTCAGGAGATGATTTCAGAAGCGGGGAAGAAGCTTTTCGCGAAATGTCACAATAGGAATGTAGAACTCAGACTCGGAACTGCGGAACACCTACCTGTTGCCGATTCTTCGGTTGACGGGATTATAGCGCACATGCTGCTTCATCATCTAGGTGAACCCCCCGCATTTTTTACTGAAGCTGCAAGGGTGTGTGTTCCCGGTGGTCGATGTGCTGTAATTGAGCTTATACCTCATGATAACATGGATTTAAAAAGAACTCACGGTGATCTCTGGCCTGGTCTGGATCAGGACGAAGTCAGAGACTGGATGTTGAAAGCAGGATTCAAAATCGAAAATAAGTACATAACGGATGACGGCAGAGCGTTCATACTGTCCGGTGTTTTTGAAGAAAGGAACGGAAATGGCTGATTACAAGGTAGCTGATATGTCACTTGCTGATTTCGGGAGAATGGAAATCTCTATAGCTGAGAAGGAAATGCCGGGGCTCATGGCTGTGAGGGAGAAATACGGGAAAAGCAAACCACTGCAGGGATTGAGAATTACCGGTTCACTTCATATGACCATTCAGACAGCTGTACTGATAGAGACTCTTGTGGAGCTTGGTGCTGATGTGAGATGGGCGAGCTGCAATATCTTTTCAACACAGGATCATGCAGCAGCCGCGATTGCAGAAACCGGAATACCAGTTTTCGCCTGGAAGGGCGAATCCCTGGAGGAATACTGGTGGTGTACCAGAAACGCACTTACCTTCCCCGGAGGGAAGGGTCCCGACCTCATCGTTGATGATGGCGGTGACGCTACTCTTATGGTTCACAGGGGGTTCGAGCTTGAACACGAGTTCAGCAATACAGGAAAACTGGTGGATTCCAGAGAAGAGACCGAAGACATGCAGGCTTTCATGGACAACCTTCGTTCGGGTGTCAGGAAAAATCCTGATTTCTGGACATCTATTGTCCCCGGAATTATCGGTGTGTCCGAAGAGACGACCACCGGAGTTCACAGGCTGTACCAGATGCTTAAAGCGGGCAAACTCCTTTTTCCCGCATACAATGTCAACGATTCTGTAACGAAGAGCAAGTTTGATAACCTTTACGGATGCAGAGAATCACTTGCTGATGGACTCAAGCGTGCTACAGACGTGATGGTTGCAGGGAAAACAATTCTAATATGCGGTTACGGTGATGTCGGTAAAGGCTGTGCTCAGAGCATGCGCGGTTTCGGAGCAAGGGTACTCATCACAGAAGTCGATCCCATATGTGCTCTCCAGGCTGTGATGGAGGGATTCGAAGTTACAACTGTTGAGGACGCTCTGAAAGAAGCGTCAATAGTAGTAACGGCAACAGGTAACTATAACGTTATTACGGCCGATCATATGAGCCGCATGAAGGATCAGTCGATTGTCTGCAATATCGGTCACTTTGATAATGAGATTGATATGGCCGGACTTGAAGCTACAGATGGAGTGAAGAAGGAAGAGGTAAAACCCCAGGTACACAGATTCAGTTTCTCCGATGGACATGTCATCTATCTTCTGGCTGAGGGCAGGCTCGTCAATCTTGGATGCGCGACCGGTCATCCAAGTTTCGTGATGTCCAGCTCATTCACCAATCAGTGCCTTGCTCAGATAGCTCTTGCGGAGGAAAGACCTGCTATCGGCGTCTATATGCTTCCTAAGATCCTTGATGAGGAAGTGGCTCGATTGCATCTTGGTAAACTGGGTGTGAAACTGACGAAACTGTCAACCCGTCAGGCGGAGTACATTGGAGTGGATGTAGATGGGCCGTATAAACCGGAGCATTACCGATACTGACATTTGCGAGAACAGGCGTTTGGTAATGTGACAGGATCAGGGGAAAGTTGTTTATATTTCCGGCTTGAATTAATGAAGAATACTGGACACGAAATAATAGAGAAAAGGAAAGGGAATACGATGGTGGACAAGATAAGAGTACTGCTGGTTGATGAC
This portion of the Candidatus Aegiribacteria sp. genome encodes:
- a CDS encoding right-handed parallel beta-helix repeat-containing protein, with product MKNSVLLLIVFCTLLHADTLLVPSEYPDIFSAISAAQDGDTVLVFPGHYNGGFSFQGKNIVLRSSGGASNTFIESPFSFFHCVMFTGGEDSTAVLEGFSITNMDFDGKSHEGRDPVANGGGIYITNSSPTIRNNVIINCEVSEFGGGIYIMNSSSCLTENTITDSYAHGTSGGIRAGGSSVSEQPLRIIDCTISNNEAQITGGVSITHSNAEIINNTIINNLGLGQGAGGIGINSPSVLLISNYISGNDGGRGGGVAISGNVSLIGNIIVENQAGIGGGVACYGNYLLMENNTICMNTALSSTYGTGGLSITQCDTAFVTNNIIWGNQAPNGTVPNILIYDTYITISYSNIGGGIDSIWIDPTSTLIWGPGNIDIDPQFETGPLGDYHLSYGSPCIDAGNPDWEYNDPEDPFNPGYALWPAMGTTRNDMGAFGGGGVNYWLTVEEEESSAPETALVLKSFPNPFSSSCTVCYQLEYPSQVNLSVFDLSGRLVETLVDEVVPAGMYSEYLYGSGLCSGIYLIRLVADEHAASRRCVIVRDD
- a CDS encoding methyltransferase domain-containing protein: MVRVLLRGPLNVSEISDVLRLSQSNVSHNLRILLDAGIVIRKGRGSWVYYNLNRHDSVIRMLIESISEGASNIENHDTDMSELTRCYASRRMESKQFFDRIATEWDHVSGLMPDPESYISDVLDMFPVDALILDAGCGSGELVLRLARRGTSVIGVDQSQEMISEAGKKLFAKCHNRNVELRLGTAEHLPVADSSVDGIIAHMLLHHLGEPPAFFTEAARVCVPGGRCAVIELIPHDNMDLKRTHGDLWPGLDQDEVRDWMLKAGFKIENKYITDDGRAFILSGVFEERNGNG
- the ahcY gene encoding adenosylhomocysteinase, producing MADYKVADMSLADFGRMEISIAEKEMPGLMAVREKYGKSKPLQGLRITGSLHMTIQTAVLIETLVELGADVRWASCNIFSTQDHAAAAIAETGIPVFAWKGESLEEYWWCTRNALTFPGGKGPDLIVDDGGDATLMVHRGFELEHEFSNTGKLVDSREETEDMQAFMDNLRSGVRKNPDFWTSIVPGIIGVSEETTTGVHRLYQMLKAGKLLFPAYNVNDSVTKSKFDNLYGCRESLADGLKRATDVMVAGKTILICGYGDVGKGCAQSMRGFGARVLITEVDPICALQAVMEGFEVTTVEDALKEASIVVTATGNYNVITADHMSRMKDQSIVCNIGHFDNEIDMAGLEATDGVKKEEVKPQVHRFSFSDGHVIYLLAEGRLVNLGCATGHPSFVMSSSFTNQCLAQIALAEERPAIGVYMLPKILDEEVARLHLGKLGVKLTKLSTRQAEYIGVDVDGPYKPEHYRY